A stretch of Rhizobium sp. TH2 DNA encodes these proteins:
- a CDS encoding DeoR/GlpR family DNA-binding transcription regulator, whose product MHEKERHRIIVSAVQEKPVVTVPELVELTDSSEATIRRDIAALHVQKKLRRVRGGAEALHPPQFVGLAGRPFSVSENVNSRQKQQIAREAVALCEDGDAIIINGGTTTFQMVHFLVNRRMQVFTNSFPIAEHLVKHSKNTVMVSGGVIYREQSVILSPFDNDVTRNFYAHRMFMGAQGLGPLGLMETDPLLIQAEQKLIDQADDLIVLVDSSKFSKRSSLILCGLKRITTVITDSGIEDRHAAMLESAGVKLIVAGGQETAIEKSSAIS is encoded by the coding sequence ATGCACGAGAAAGAACGCCACAGGATCATCGTATCAGCGGTACAGGAAAAGCCTGTCGTGACCGTGCCCGAACTGGTGGAATTGACCGACAGTTCGGAAGCGACGATCCGGCGCGATATCGCGGCGCTTCACGTGCAGAAAAAGCTCCGCCGGGTGCGCGGTGGCGCCGAGGCGCTTCACCCACCGCAGTTCGTCGGCCTTGCCGGCCGGCCATTCTCGGTCAGCGAAAATGTCAATTCCCGCCAGAAGCAGCAGATCGCCCGCGAGGCCGTGGCGCTTTGCGAGGATGGCGACGCGATCATCATCAATGGCGGCACGACCACGTTCCAGATGGTGCATTTCCTGGTCAACCGCCGCATGCAGGTGTTCACCAATTCGTTCCCGATTGCCGAGCATCTGGTCAAGCATTCCAAGAACACGGTCATGGTCTCGGGTGGCGTAATCTATCGCGAGCAAAGCGTCATCCTCTCGCCCTTCGACAATGACGTGACGCGCAATTTCTATGCGCACCGCATGTTCATGGGCGCTCAAGGTCTCGGGCCACTCGGCCTGATGGAGACCGATCCGCTGCTGATCCAGGCGGAGCAGAAGCTCATCGACCAGGCCGACGACCTGATCGTGCTGGTCGATTCATCCAAGTTCAGCAAGCGGTCCAGCCTCATCCTGTGCGGATTGAAGCGGATCACCACTGTCATCACCGATTCCGGCATCGAGGACAGGCATGCCGCGATGCTCGAAAGCGCCGGCGTGAAGCTGATCGTCGCCGGCGGGCAAGAAACTGCAATCGAGAAATCTTCGGCCATATCCTGA
- a CDS encoding DNA translocase FtsK, whose product MARSIPADYDSRSVRFTVTSFLWRQAKAIGGISLLTVLGLAVAALSTWNVLDPSYSNATSREPTNILGSAGSYFTDLMMQFFGLGAVLALLPVFAWALMMVLNVQVHRVGPRAGAWFGGSVLASAALSCFKPPVTWPIPNGLGGVFGDLILKFPALFIGSYPEGIAAMVIGTICATPAIGLLAFSANLIVTSEPERIERANAPSMPVKIVKPQTQQAVAQDDDEDEERESPFAYIQGFAAHALYSAQARLRRLTGMPARKPVKRSFDEPYDLNNEEFGLMHEDDRGVVPVPANRGRIEPSMFGETRNSASSARRIVSAPQMGDEDDEPPFDLDRPLGILADDDQDDGADWGMTPEIRSPRKVPMPARAAAPQPAPQATRAQSGVQHRANQKNDGFDLPPIELLTEPKAIARDASLSNEALQQNARILEGVLEDFGVKGNIIHVRPGPVVTLYELEPAPGIKSSRVIGLADDIARSMSAIAARVAVVPGRNAIGIELPNKIREMVFFREMIGSRDFDQSKCKLAVALGKTIGGEPVVVDLAKMPHLLVAGTTGSGKSVAINTMILSLVYRMTPEQCRLIMIDPKMLELSVYDGIPHLLSPVVTDPKKAVVALKWTVREMEDRYKKMSKIGVRNIDGFNERVQKAVEKGEQITRTVQTGFDRHTGEAIYETEEFDLAPIPYIVVIIDEMADLMMTAGKDIEGAVQRLAQMARAAGIHVIMATQRPSVDVITGTIKANFPTRISFQVTSKIDSRTILGEQGAEQLLGMGDMLYMAGGGRIQRVHGPFVSDLEVEEVVAFLKSQGSPQYLDAITADDDEDSEGGGYDGASGSIGNLADSDDPYDQAVAVVLKDGKASTSYIQRRLGIGYNRAASIIERMEKEGLVGPANHAGKREILVPTEEDILAR is encoded by the coding sequence ATGGCAAGAAGCATTCCGGCCGATTATGACAGCCGATCTGTTCGCTTCACTGTGACTTCATTTCTCTGGCGCCAGGCCAAGGCGATCGGCGGCATATCGCTGCTGACCGTGCTCGGGCTGGCCGTCGCGGCACTGTCGACATGGAACGTGCTCGATCCGAGTTACTCCAACGCCACCTCACGCGAACCGACCAACATACTCGGTTCGGCCGGCTCATATTTCACCGACTTGATGATGCAGTTCTTCGGTCTCGGCGCGGTGCTGGCGCTGCTGCCGGTCTTCGCATGGGCGCTGATGATGGTGCTCAATGTCCAGGTCCACCGCGTCGGGCCGCGCGCGGGTGCATGGTTCGGTGGCTCGGTGCTGGCATCCGCCGCGCTCTCCTGCTTCAAGCCACCGGTCACCTGGCCGATCCCCAATGGCCTCGGCGGCGTATTCGGCGATCTCATTCTGAAGTTCCCGGCGCTCTTCATCGGCTCCTATCCCGAAGGCATCGCCGCGATGGTGATCGGCACGATTTGCGCGACGCCGGCAATCGGCCTGCTCGCCTTTTCCGCCAACCTGATTGTCACATCCGAGCCCGAGCGCATCGAAAGGGCAAACGCACCCTCGATGCCGGTCAAGATCGTCAAGCCGCAGACGCAGCAGGCGGTCGCGCAGGACGACGACGAGGACGAAGAGCGCGAATCGCCTTTCGCCTATATCCAGGGCTTTGCCGCCCACGCGCTCTACTCCGCCCAGGCCCGCCTTCGCCGCCTGACGGGAATGCCGGCCCGAAAGCCCGTGAAGCGCAGCTTCGACGAACCTTATGATCTGAACAATGAAGAATTCGGCCTGATGCACGAGGACGACCGCGGTGTCGTACCCGTTCCTGCAAATCGCGGCCGTATCGAACCCTCGATGTTCGGCGAAACGCGGAATTCCGCCTCGTCGGCGCGTCGTATCGTCTCGGCACCCCAGATGGGTGACGAGGATGACGAACCGCCCTTCGATCTCGACCGCCCGTTAGGCATCCTTGCCGATGACGACCAAGACGATGGCGCGGACTGGGGCATGACTCCGGAAATCCGCTCGCCCCGCAAGGTGCCGATGCCGGCCCGTGCCGCTGCTCCGCAGCCGGCGCCGCAGGCCACCCGCGCGCAGTCGGGCGTACAGCATCGCGCCAACCAGAAGAACGATGGCTTCGACCTGCCGCCGATCGAACTTCTCACCGAACCCAAGGCCATCGCCCGCGATGCGTCGCTGTCCAACGAGGCGCTGCAGCAGAACGCCCGTATCCTCGAAGGCGTGCTGGAGGATTTCGGCGTCAAGGGCAACATCATCCATGTCCGCCCCGGCCCGGTCGTGACCCTTTATGAACTCGAACCCGCTCCCGGCATCAAGTCGTCCCGCGTCATCGGCCTCGCCGACGATATCGCCCGCTCGATGAGCGCCATTGCCGCCCGCGTCGCGGTCGTTCCCGGCCGCAATGCGATCGGCATCGAACTGCCCAACAAGATCCGCGAAATGGTGTTCTTCCGCGAGATGATCGGCTCACGCGATTTCGACCAGTCCAAGTGCAAGCTCGCGGTAGCGCTCGGCAAGACTATCGGCGGCGAACCCGTCGTCGTCGACCTCGCCAAGATGCCGCATCTGCTGGTCGCCGGAACCACCGGTTCGGGCAAATCCGTCGCCATCAACACGATGATCCTGTCGCTCGTCTACCGGATGACGCCGGAACAGTGCCGCCTGATCATGATCGACCCTAAGATGCTCGAACTCTCGGTCTATGACGGCATCCCGCATCTGTTGTCTCCTGTTGTCACCGACCCGAAGAAGGCCGTCGTCGCGCTCAAATGGACCGTCCGCGAGATGGAAGATCGCTACAAGAAGATGTCGAAGATCGGCGTCCGCAACATCGACGGCTTCAACGAGCGCGTCCAGAAGGCGGTGGAAAAGGGCGAGCAGATCACCCGCACCGTACAGACCGGTTTTGACCGTCACACCGGTGAGGCGATCTACGAGACCGAGGAATTCGATCTCGCGCCGATCCCCTATATCGTCGTCATCATCGATGAAATGGCCGACCTGATGATGACCGCCGGCAAGGATATCGAAGGTGCGGTCCAGCGCTTGGCCCAGATGGCCCGTGCCGCCGGCATCCATGTGATCATGGCGACGCAGCGTCCGTCCGTCGACGTCATCACCGGCACGATCAAAGCGAATTTCCCGACCCGTATCTCCTTCCAGGTCACCTCCAAGATCGACAGCCGCACCATTCTCGGCGAACAGGGCGCAGAGCAACTGCTCGGCATGGGCGACATGCTTTATATGGCAGGCGGCGGACGTATCCAGCGCGTTCACGGCCCCTTCGTCTCGGACCTTGAAGTTGAGGAAGTGGTGGCCTTCCTCAAGAGTCAGGGCTCGCCGCAATACCTCGACGCGATCACTGCTGATGATGACGAGGATAGTGAAGGCGGCGGCTACGACGGCGCATCCGGAAGCATCGGCAATCTGGCCGATTCCGATGATCCTTATGATCAGGCGGTCGCCGTGGTATTGAAGGACGGCAAGGCTTCGACTTCCTACATCCAGCGCCGTCTCGGCATCGGCTATAACCGCGCCGCCTCGATCATCGAGCGCATGGAGAAGGAAGGTCTCGTCGGCCCGGCCAACCATGCCGGCAAGCGCGAGATCCTGGTGCCGACGGAAGAGGACATCCTCGCCCGGTGA
- a CDS encoding FGGY-family carbohydrate kinase translates to MPDIRNVAVIDIGKTNGKVALFDLAEGRESHVRSIENRVIRAGPYPHYDIEGLWTFILGALGDINRQTTIDAIAITAHGASITLVDADGNLALPVLDYEFDGPESLRDEYQAIRPPFSETGSPMLSAGLNVGAQLFWQARTFPAEFARATSIIPYPQYWSMRLTGVRATEPTSIGAHTDLWNPFRREYSSLVDTMDWRRLMPPIGSVFDVLGNLKPELAEETGLSPTTPVFSGIHDSNASLLTHLKADHPPFSVVSTGTWVICFSVGGKQVTLSEERDTLVNVNAFGDPVPSARFMGGRAFSILKADGTAEITTADRDAVLDQGVMLLPAFPDDSGPYTGRKSSWNGDPSSLSPGAYLYAVSLYIGMMTAVSLELIGADGPVIVEGPLARNTTYLEALNVMTGRDIMTGGSGITGTAAGTALLAVGRDAKIQSGSRKASLSPDPRLAAYVSEWRTLADS, encoded by the coding sequence ATGCCAGATATCCGCAATGTTGCCGTGATCGATATCGGCAAGACCAATGGCAAGGTCGCGCTGTTCGATCTCGCGGAAGGTCGCGAAAGCCATGTGCGATCGATCGAGAACCGGGTGATCCGCGCCGGCCCCTATCCGCATTACGATATCGAGGGCCTGTGGACCTTCATCCTCGGCGCACTCGGCGATATCAACCGGCAGACCACCATCGACGCGATTGCGATCACCGCGCATGGCGCCTCGATCACGCTGGTGGATGCCGATGGCAATCTTGCGCTGCCCGTTCTCGACTACGAATTCGACGGCCCGGAATCACTGCGCGACGAATACCAGGCCATCCGTCCGCCATTCTCGGAAACCGGCTCGCCGATGCTGTCAGCCGGACTGAATGTCGGCGCACAGCTTTTCTGGCAAGCCCGGACTTTTCCAGCCGAATTCGCCCGCGCCACCTCGATCATCCCCTACCCGCAATATTGGTCGATGCGGCTGACCGGCGTGCGCGCCACCGAGCCAACGTCGATCGGCGCCCATACCGATCTCTGGAACCCCTTCCGCCGCGAATATTCCTCGCTTGTGGACACGATGGACTGGCGCAGGCTGATGCCGCCGATCGGCAGCGTCTTCGATGTGCTCGGCAATCTCAAGCCCGAGCTGGCGGAAGAGACCGGACTATCCCCCACGACGCCGGTCTTCAGCGGCATCCATGATTCCAACGCCTCGCTGCTCACCCATCTCAAGGCCGATCATCCGCCCTTCTCGGTCGTCTCAACCGGCACCTGGGTGATCTGCTTCTCCGTCGGCGGCAAGCAGGTCACATTGTCAGAGGAGCGCGACACCCTGGTCAATGTCAACGCCTTCGGCGACCCGGTGCCGTCGGCCCGCTTCATGGGCGGCCGCGCCTTTTCCATACTGAAGGCGGATGGCACTGCGGAAATCACGACTGCGGACCGCGACGCCGTGCTCGACCAAGGCGTCATGCTGCTGCCGGCCTTCCCGGATGATTCTGGCCCTTACACTGGTCGCAAGTCGAGCTGGAATGGCGATCCCTCCTCGCTGTCACCCGGCGCCTATCTCTATGCCGTGTCGCTCTATATCGGCATGATGACCGCGGTCTCGCTGGAACTGATCGGCGCCGATGGTCCCGTCATCGTCGAAGGCCCGCTTGCCCGCAACACGACCTATCTCGAAGCACTCAACGTGATGACCGGCCGCGATATCATGACCGGCGGCTCGGGCATTACAGGCACAGCCGCCGGCACCGCCCTGCTGGCGGTCGGCCGCGACGCCAAAATCCAGTCCGGCAGCCGCAAGGCCTCCCTGTCACCCGACCCGAGATTGGCAGCCTACGTCTCGGAATGGCGCACCTTGGCTGATAGCTGA
- a CDS encoding outer membrane lipoprotein carrier protein LolA — translation MDGFEMKNMMAKAGLTRRNLVTGAAAFTLLAMLPLSVAQAANNEIAQKIADHFSSVKTMQGEFVQFGPRGEQTAGKFFLERPGKVRFNYEKPSPMRVIADGKSVVIGNSKLKTWDIYPLSKTPLALLLDERIDLKGKMVRDVKEEADLITIKLGDRSIFADSTITMMFDPKSYDLRQWTITDNQGKDTSVMIFNTQTGITFDKAVFRIPYDEVHNMGGNGR, via the coding sequence ATGGATGGATTCGAGATGAAGAACATGATGGCAAAGGCTGGCCTTACGCGACGCAATCTCGTCACGGGCGCCGCTGCTTTCACACTTCTCGCGATGCTACCCCTCTCGGTCGCCCAGGCCGCCAACAACGAAATCGCCCAGAAGATCGCCGATCACTTTTCCTCGGTCAAAACCATGCAGGGAGAATTCGTGCAGTTCGGCCCGCGCGGCGAACAGACGGCCGGCAAGTTCTTCCTCGAACGGCCCGGCAAGGTCCGCTTCAATTACGAAAAGCCGTCTCCCATGCGGGTGATCGCCGACGGTAAATCGGTGGTGATCGGCAACAGCAAGCTCAAGACATGGGATATCTATCCGCTGTCCAAGACGCCACTCGCCCTTCTCCTCGACGAACGGATCGACCTCAAGGGCAAGATGGTCCGCGACGTCAAGGAAGAGGCCGACCTGATCACCATCAAGCTCGGCGACAGGTCTATCTTCGCCGATTCTACGATCACCATGATGTTCGACCCCAAGAGCTACGACCTGCGGCAGTGGACGATCACTGACAACCAGGGCAAGGACACGTCGGTGATGATTTTCAATACCCAGACGGGCATCACCTTCGATAAGGCGGTATTCCGCATTCCCTATGACGAAGTACACAACATGGGCGGCAACGGCCGCTGA
- a CDS encoding ABC transporter permease, producing the protein MSIANPTPRNIPDRLKGLPERVFKSWETLLVVVMVVIFTINSFASPYFLDPWNLSDATFNFTEKALVALALALVIISGEIDLSVASIIAISSTMMGMAASHGAGAPELVLVGMGTGLVCGAINGWLVTGLGLPSIVVTIGTMSLFRGLAYIILGDKAYTEYPDGFSYFGQGYVWWVFSFELALFAVMAVLFYILLHRTSFGRVTYAIGNNPVAALFSGVKVARVKFILFLLTGLMSGIAAVCLTSRLGSTRPSIATGLELEAVTMVVLAGININGGSGTIPGIVLAAIIMGLVTFGFGLLNVPGIVMSIFIGLLLILVIAVPVIAGRIGQRRKAQAH; encoded by the coding sequence ATGAGCATCGCAAATCCGACGCCCCGCAATATCCCGGATCGCCTCAAGGGCCTGCCCGAGCGTGTGTTCAAGAGCTGGGAGACTCTTCTCGTCGTGGTCATGGTGGTGATCTTCACCATCAACTCCTTCGCCTCGCCCTATTTCCTCGATCCGTGGAACCTCTCCGACGCCACGTTCAACTTCACGGAAAAAGCGCTGGTGGCGCTGGCACTGGCGCTAGTGATCATATCGGGCGAGATCGACCTCTCGGTTGCCTCGATCATCGCGATATCCTCGACCATGATGGGCATGGCGGCGAGCCACGGTGCAGGCGCCCCCGAACTGGTGTTGGTGGGCATGGGCACCGGCCTCGTCTGCGGCGCCATCAATGGCTGGCTGGTCACCGGGCTAGGCCTGCCGTCCATCGTCGTCACCATCGGCACGATGAGCCTGTTCCGTGGCCTCGCCTACATCATCCTGGGCGACAAGGCCTATACCGAATATCCCGACGGCTTCTCCTATTTCGGCCAGGGCTATGTCTGGTGGGTGTTCTCGTTCGAGCTGGCGCTTTTCGCAGTCATGGCGGTGCTGTTCTATATCCTGCTTCACCGCACCAGTTTCGGCCGCGTGACCTATGCGATCGGCAACAATCCCGTGGCGGCCCTCTTCTCCGGCGTGAAAGTCGCGCGGGTCAAATTCATCCTCTTCCTGCTGACCGGCCTGATGAGCGGCATCGCCGCCGTCTGTCTCACCTCGCGCCTAGGCTCGACGCGTCCCTCGATTGCCACCGGCCTGGAACTGGAAGCGGTGACCATGGTCGTGCTCGCCGGCATCAACATCAATGGCGGCTCCGGCACCATCCCCGGCATCGTTCTGGCCGCCATCATCATGGGGCTGGTCACATTCGGTTTTGGCCTGCTCAACGTACCCGGCATCGTCATGTCGATCTTCATCGGCCTCCTCCTCATCCTAGTCATTGCGGTCCCGGTGATTGCCGGTAGGATCGGCCAGCGCCGCAAGGCGCAAGCGCATTGA
- the rhaS gene encoding rhamnose ABC transporter substrate-binding protein, with translation MGILKKLLVTAAITTALMSGVAHAETKKIALVVKALGIGFFDAANKGAQEAAKELGDVEIIYTGPTTTTAEGQIEVINSLIAQKVDAIAVSANDADALVPALKKAMDRGIKVISWDSGVAKDGRMLHLNPSSNPLIGNMIIKLAADNLPEGGDVAVLSASATATNQNTWIAEMNKVLPNYKGINVVATVYGDDLADKSYRETQGLIQKYPNLKAIIAPTSVGIVAAAQAVEDGGKVGQINVTGLGLPSEMAGHVKAGSSKSFAIWNPIDLGYSAAMLSYSLINGAEVKPGAEIKMGRMGSLKLDDNLEGAMSDPFVYDAKNVEEFAKIF, from the coding sequence ATGGGAATTCTGAAGAAACTGCTCGTGACTGCCGCAATCACCACCGCGCTCATGTCGGGCGTGGCACATGCGGAAACCAAGAAGATCGCGCTGGTCGTCAAGGCGCTCGGCATCGGCTTCTTCGACGCCGCCAACAAGGGCGCTCAGGAAGCAGCCAAGGAACTCGGCGATGTCGAGATCATCTATACCGGCCCAACCACGACGACGGCGGAAGGCCAGATCGAAGTCATCAATTCGCTGATCGCCCAGAAGGTCGATGCGATTGCTGTTTCGGCCAATGATGCCGATGCACTGGTTCCGGCGCTGAAGAAGGCGATGGATCGCGGCATCAAGGTCATCTCGTGGGATTCGGGCGTCGCCAAGGACGGCCGCATGCTGCATCTCAACCCCTCGTCCAACCCGCTGATCGGCAACATGATCATCAAGCTCGCCGCCGACAACCTGCCCGAGGGCGGCGACGTGGCCGTGCTTTCGGCTTCCGCGACGGCGACCAACCAGAACACCTGGATCGCCGAGATGAACAAGGTCCTGCCGAACTACAAGGGCATCAATGTCGTCGCCACCGTCTATGGTGACGACCTCGCCGACAAGTCCTATCGCGAAACGCAAGGGTTGATCCAGAAGTACCCGAACCTCAAGGCGATCATCGCACCGACCTCGGTCGGCATCGTGGCCGCCGCGCAGGCTGTCGAAGACGGCGGCAAGGTCGGCCAGATCAACGTCACCGGCCTTGGCCTTCCCTCGGAAATGGCGGGCCACGTGAAGGCCGGCTCCTCCAAGTCCTTCGCGATCTGGAACCCGATCGACCTCGGTTATTCCGCCGCGATGCTGTCCTACTCCCTGATCAACGGCGCCGAAGTCAAGCCGGGTGCAGAGATCAAGATGGGCCGCATGGGCTCACTGAAGCTCGACGACAACCTGGAAGGCGCGATGTCCGACCCGTTCGTCTATGACGCCAAGAACGTCGAGGAATTCGCCAAGATCTTCTGA
- a CDS encoding ABC transporter permease: MNALLKCRELQLLAAIVALILMISLRVPQFLSLPSLGNVYHDTSILIILALGQMGVILTKCIDLSMAANLALCGMVSAMLNIAFPGVPVPLLILAAVALGAALGSINGLLVWKLAMPPIVVTLGTMTIFRGSIFLLTDGKWVNAHQMSASFKAFPRDAFLGMPVLSWLSIAAIAIMFVVIGRTALGRSFFAVGGNANAAVYAGINPGRASFRAFMISGALSGLAGYLWVSRYAVAYVDIALGFELDVVAACVIGGVSIAGGIGSVPGAVLGALFLGVIKNALPVINVSPFWQLAISGTVIIIAVAFNARAERKKGRVILRRAEAAA; encoded by the coding sequence ATGAACGCCTTGCTCAAATGTCGCGAACTGCAGCTGCTCGCGGCCATCGTTGCTCTGATCCTGATGATTTCGCTCCGCGTGCCGCAATTCCTGTCGCTGCCGAGCCTTGGCAATGTCTATCACGACACGTCGATCCTGATCATTCTGGCGCTCGGCCAGATGGGCGTGATCCTCACCAAGTGCATCGACCTCTCGATGGCCGCCAACCTCGCGCTGTGCGGCATGGTCTCTGCCATGCTCAACATCGCCTTTCCCGGCGTGCCGGTGCCGCTGCTGATCCTGGCGGCGGTCGCGCTTGGGGCTGCCTTGGGTTCGATCAACGGCCTGCTGGTCTGGAAGCTCGCCATGCCGCCGATTGTCGTAACGCTCGGCACGATGACCATTTTTCGTGGTTCGATCTTCCTGCTCACCGACGGCAAATGGGTCAACGCCCACCAGATGTCGGCCAGCTTCAAGGCCTTCCCGCGCGACGCGTTTCTCGGCATGCCGGTGCTGAGCTGGCTCTCGATCGCCGCGATCGCAATCATGTTCGTGGTGATCGGTCGCACCGCGCTCGGCCGTTCCTTCTTCGCGGTCGGCGGCAATGCCAACGCCGCCGTCTATGCCGGTATCAATCCCGGCCGCGCCAGCTTCAGGGCCTTCATGATCTCGGGCGCGCTTTCGGGCCTCGCCGGCTACCTCTGGGTGTCGCGTTACGCTGTGGCCTATGTCGATATCGCGCTCGGCTTCGAGCTTGACGTCGTGGCGGCCTGCGTCATCGGCGGCGTCTCGATCGCCGGCGGCATCGGCTCGGTGCCCGGCGCAGTGCTCGGCGCTCTCTTCCTCGGCGTCATCAAGAACGCGCTGCCTGTCATCAACGTGTCGCCCTTCTGGCAGCTCGCCATATCGGGCACCGTCATCATCATCGCGGTCGCCTTCAATGCGCGGGCCGAGCGCAAGAAGGGCCGCGTCATCCTCAGACGCGCGGAGGCAGCAGCATGA
- a CDS encoding sugar ABC transporter ATP-binding protein, translated as MDAMTTSAAPTITLTGISKSFPGVKALSGVSLALYPGEVTALVGENGAGKSTLVKVLTGIYQPEEGEISLSGQPTTFHSAHAALKAGITAIHQETVLFDELSVAENIFIGHQPRGRFGLIDWNAMYDGARDLLEKAGARIDPKTRLRDLAIASRHMVAIARALSVDAQVVIMDEPTAALSHKEIAELYDLVDRLRAQGKAILFISHKFDEIFRIADRYTVFRDGQMVGEGLIRDTNEDDLVRLMVGRDIGLVFPKKHVEIGPPVLTVTGYSHPTEFDSIGFELRRGEILGFYGLVGAGRSEFMQALFGITKPSKGAIKIDGEIAVIRSPSEAVAKGIVYVPEERGRQGAVIGLPIFQNVTLPSIHRTSRNGFLRLAEEFRLAREYTSRLDLRAASLDQDVGTLSGGNQQKVVIAKWLATKPKVIILDEPTKGIDIGSKAAVHEFMGELAAQGLSVIMVSSEIPEILGMADRVIVMREGRIVGEFPRDGLTAEKLVRAAAGIGEAA; from the coding sequence ATGGACGCGATGACCACTTCAGCCGCCCCCACGATCACGCTCACAGGGATCTCCAAATCCTTTCCCGGCGTGAAAGCCCTCAGCGGCGTATCGCTCGCGCTCTATCCCGGCGAAGTCACCGCGCTCGTCGGCGAGAACGGCGCGGGAAAATCGACGCTGGTCAAGGTCCTCACCGGCATCTACCAGCCCGAGGAAGGCGAGATCTCGCTTTCGGGCCAACCAACGACATTCCATTCCGCGCATGCCGCGCTGAAAGCAGGCATCACCGCCATTCATCAGGAAACGGTGCTGTTCGACGAACTCTCGGTCGCTGAAAACATCTTCATCGGCCACCAGCCGCGCGGCCGTTTCGGCCTGATCGACTGGAACGCCATGTATGACGGCGCCCGCGACCTGCTCGAAAAGGCCGGCGCCAGGATCGACCCGAAGACGCGGCTGCGCGACCTTGCCATCGCCTCGCGCCACATGGTGGCGATCGCCCGCGCGCTCTCGGTCGATGCACAGGTCGTGATCATGGACGAGCCGACCGCCGCCCTCTCGCACAAGGAAATCGCCGAACTCTATGATCTCGTTGATCGCCTCCGGGCACAGGGCAAGGCGATCCTCTTCATCAGCCACAAGTTCGACGAGATCTTCCGCATCGCCGATCGCTACACCGTGTTCCGCGACGGCCAGATGGTCGGTGAAGGCCTGATCCGCGACACCAATGAGGACGACCTCGTCCGCCTGATGGTCGGCCGCGATATCGGGCTGGTCTTCCCCAAGAAGCATGTCGAGATCGGCCCGCCGGTGCTGACCGTGACCGGCTACAGCCATCCGACCGAGTTCGACTCGATCGGCTTCGAGCTTCGCCGCGGCGAGATCCTCGGCTTCTACGGCCTCGTCGGCGCCGGCCGATCCGAATTCATGCAAGCGCTCTTCGGCATCACCAAGCCATCGAAGGGCGCGATCAAGATCGATGGCGAAATCGCCGTGATCCGTTCCCCCAGTGAAGCGGTCGCCAAGGGCATCGTCTATGTGCCCGAGGAACGCGGCCGCCAGGGCGCCGTCATCGGCCTGCCTATTTTCCAGAACGTCACGCTTCCCTCGATCCATCGCACCTCGCGGAATGGCTTCCTGCGGCTGGCCGAAGAATTCCGGCTGGCGCGCGAATATACATCCCGCCTCGATCTTCGCGCCGCCTCGCTCGACCAGGATGTCGGCACGCTCTCGGGCGGCAACCAGCAGAAGGTGGTGATCGCCAAGTGGCTCGCTACCAAGCCGAAGGTCATCATTCTCGACGAGCCGACCAAGGGCATCGACATCGGCTCCAAGGCCGCGGTCCACGAATTCATGGGCGAACTCGCGGCGCAAGGCCTTTCGGTCATCATGGTCTCCTCGGAAATCCCCGAAATCCTCGGCATGGCGGACCGTGTCATCGTCATGCGCGAAGGCCGCATTGTCGGCGAATTCCCGCGCGATGGCCTCACCGCCGAAAAACTCGTGCGCGCCGCCGCCGGCATCGGAGAAGCAGCATGA